The Quercus robur chromosome 7, dhQueRobu3.1, whole genome shotgun sequence genome has a segment encoding these proteins:
- the LOC126691564 gene encoding uncharacterized protein LOC126691564, producing MEKFPCPLELKVASALLLLSVSGATPPSLISPPPKFDREDVSLKDGRKRKSCRESLVLKDSNKDFSLQLQDDEYRERSVSVSCSSSLTSEVSSDEIRACRMRLISAMARHHQMNLKVVRKSRSKIQYSSDGRKISSDKSSTVSSESVSREASCLSSNSSARSKSIHYGGTTTSKRQGSGPEEMMKKRKRVGSNHIRRRADAILKFLSAGCFSELKIRQALGDSPDTSKALRMLVMLEEVKRSGTGGRQDPYIYTVFVLLTTFGAF from the exons aTGGAAAAGTTCCCGTGTCCTCTCGAACTCAAAGTTGCTTCGGCTCTGCTTCTCCTCTCTGTCTCAGGAGCCACTCCTCCTTCTCTCATCTCCCCTCCTCCCAA GTTTGATCGTGAGGACGTGTCGCTTAAGgatggaaggaaaagaaaaagttgcagAGAGAGCTTGGTGCTCAAGGATTCAAACAAGGATTTCTCACTCCAACTCCAGGACGATGAGTACCGCGAACGCTCTGTTTCCGTGTCCTGCTCTTCGTCGCTCACCAGCGAGGTTTCATCGGACGAGATTCGAGCGTGTAGGATGAGGCTCATTTCTGCTATGGCTCGTCACCATCAAATGAACCTCAAG GTTGTACGGAAGAGCCGCTCGAAGATTCAGTATAGCTCCGATGGACGTAAAATCAGCTCCGACAAATCGTCAACGGTGAGCTCTGAATCTGTATCCAGAGAGGCATCATGCTTGTCAAGCAATTCGAGCGCGCGAAGCAAAAGTATCCACTACGGTGGTACCACTACTTCGAAAAGGCAAGGCTCCGGGCCCGAGgagatgatgaagaagaggaagcgAGTCGGCTCGAATCATATTCGCCGCCGAGCTGACGCCATTTTGAAGTTCCTCTCTGCTGGCTGTTTCTCTGAACTGAAGATCCGTCAAGCACTCGGTGACAGCCCTGACACAAGCAAAGCTCTCAGAAT GTTGGTAATGCTTGAAGAGGTGAAACGATCAGGCACTGGAGGGCGTCAAGACCCCTATATTTACACGGTATTTGTGCTCCTCACAACTTTTGGAGCCTTCtaa